CCCAGACGCAGCCTGTCACCGATGCAGATATTGGTCTCGGTGATGCCGACAGACACAATGTTTTCCCCGAACGCCGCGGGCACGGCCTCGGCCGGGATCTGGCCTTCGGCAATCCAGCTCGGGTAATGGTCAGACGGATAGTGATGGATGGCCTTGTCGTGACCGCCGTGATGGTCAAGATCAGCCTGCGCATCCCCGATAAATCCGAATTCATTGATTTCCCGGCATCCCCCGACAGCTGTCTTTCCGATGGCCGATGGCGGGCGTCCGGGCCATCTTTCGGCGACACTGCCCAGGAAAATACCATCAATTCGAGCGTTCAATGTTGGTTCGGTCATAAGGGGTCCTGTTCGTGACAAATCTGTTCGGTTTCCGGCGGCGCCAGTTTTTCTGAAAGCAGGTTGCAATAGCCACCGCCATTGCTGCTGGTGAAATGCCTGCACTCCTTGCACAAGCCGAAGGGTTGCCCCTTGTTCTGTTCCAGCAAACTGTTCAGCGTCGATTGCAGCGTAGAAAGCAACGCGTTCTGTTCAGAGCTGTCCAGACTTTCCAGACCGGAAATCAGCAAACGGGGGCGGGCGAGCAGCGCCCTACCCTTTTGCGTCAGATCGAAACTGATAACCCGCTTGTCCGACTGAGAACGCTTTTCAGTGACGTAGTTCTTTTGCAACAACGCCTTGAACGTCTGGGAAATCGTGCCGCGCGTCGTACCCAGAAACGCGGCCACATGTGAAGGGCTGCGCGAAAACTTGTTTGCGCGTGACAGGTATTCCAGAACCGCCCTTTGCGCCGGGTTTAGATCTTCGGCCCAGCTTTCAGACACATCCAGGCGGGCGAGTCGCATGATCAGCTCTCGAATATGGTATTCCTTGCTCATCAGCAAATGGTAGCGACCCGAAATAAAACTTGCAATAGTTTAGACTCGCTACTAAATATTCTCCACCACACAGAAAGGAACTTCGAATGAAAACCACATCAGGATTCGCTCTCGCTGCTTTGGTTCTATCAGCGGCGTCAGCAACAGCTGGCGGTGATCACGCCAACCATGCAATCAAACAGGAAGGCGCCATCAAATCCGCTGTCGATGGTGGGAAAGTCGCTGCCTTTGACATCCTGGCTGCCCACGCTCATCGAACTGGGAATGTGGTCACCTTCCACATGACCACAAACGGTAAAGCCGGTGAAAATGTGCCCGCCGCGACCGGTGCGGTTGGAGGATCGGATGTCTGGACCTATGTCTGGCCAACATCGCTTGAACCTTCTGCCGTCGGCTTTGAGGAAGGTACCGGAATTCTGGCCATGGCCGCCACAAGCCATCCGGATTTCGATGATACCCCACTTTATGACGAAAACCTTGACGGTGACCCGGCGAATGACGGTGTCATCTGGCACAGCCACTGGGTGGTTCTGACCCCGACCGAAGAATGCGGTACAGGCGCGCTGGCGGTGCGCGATATCCCCGAAGGCGCAACCCCGAAACTTCCCGCGACATGGCCGGGCTTTCCGATCTTCCTGGACAGCCCGGGATTCTCGCCGGTCTTCGACGGCCCGGAGATTACCGTCAAAGCCGCATTCAACAGCGACATAGAGCTGGGCGGCGTCAGCTATGATGGCGTAACATCGGCCCTGAAGGTCAACGCCAATGTCCATTCGCCACTGCTGTGCGTCGTGGACGTCTTTGACGTTGCCTCGGGCAATCTGAGCCTTCCGGGCAAAATCGAGTAAACTGAAGGTGCGGCGGAAACGCCGCGCTTCAACCTACCTGGAAAGGAAAGCGAAAAATGTCCGAAACATGGTTGCCGACATTGGTAACGGCCACGCCTCAGGAAGGGTTCGATCTGGCGGTCAAACTCTCGCGCATCGCCGTAAAGAAAACACAGCCTGACGCACAGGTTCGGGACACACTGCGTGCGGTCTACGAAAAGGATGCCAACGCACTCATCGCGGTTTCAGCGGTCGTGGCAACCCATTTCCAGACGATTGCCGCAGCCAATGATTACTGGAAGGACTGACCATGAAGGCTCCGGAACTGCAGATACAGCAGTGGTTCAACTCCGCCACTGACCTGACGTTGGCGGACCTGCGCGGCAAGGTCATCGTTATCGAAGCGTTTCAGATGCTTTGCCCGGGCTGCGTCATGCACGGCATACCGCTGGCACAGAAGGTCCGCGCCGCATTCCCCGAAGACAAGGTTGCGGTTCTGGGCCTGCACACGGTCTTTGAGCATCACGAAGCGATGACACCGATCTCACTGAAGGCGTTTCTGCATGAATACCGCATCAAGTTTCCCGTAGGCGTCGATCAGCCGGGCGATGGCGCCATGCCCAGAACCATGGCCGCCTATCAGATGCGCGGCACCCCCAGCCTGCTTCTGATCGACAAGGCCGGGGACCTGCGGGCGCATCATTTCGGCGATGTCTCAGAACTTCTGCTGGGCGCCGAAATTGCCACGCTTTTGGGCGAGGCCGCCCCGAGCGTTCAGAAACAGGCCGGAACCCCGCAGGGCGATGCAAACTGCGACAATGACGGCTGCACCGTCTAGATCGGCGGGCCTGGCCCTCGCCCGTCATTCATCGTCATCTTCTGCAAGACCGAACGGACCAAGGGAAAATGCACATGAGCTGGAAGGGTATCGTCATCGGGCTGCACATCGCGCCACGGTCGTTTCTGCCGATGAAAACCGTGCCTCAGCTGGAGCTGGTTGCAAACGTCGGGATCACGGGTGACCGGTATGCTTCCGAGGACGGGTATTACTCGGACCGCCCCGAGGAAGGCCGCCAAATCACGCTTTTCGAGGCCGAAACCCTCGAGGCACTCAAACGCGATTGCGGGATCGACCTGGCCGCGGACGAGCACCGGCGCAATGTGACCACCCGCCATGTGCCTCTGAACCATCTGGTCGGGCAGCGGATCAGGATCGGTGACTGCCTGCTCGAAGCAACCCGCCTGTCGACGCCCTGCCGACATATCGAACAGATCACCGGCAAGGATATTTTCGAGCCCCTGTTGCACCGGTCCGGCCTGCATGCCCGTATCCTTGAGGGCGGCATCATCCGCGCCGGCGATACGATCTGCCCGGCGTAAGGAGAACGCGACATGGTCAAGCCTATTCACCGGGTCACAACCGTTATCAAAGAGACCCGCGACATCGCGCCTGGGGTGCGGCTGCTGCGTCTTTCGGACCCGGATGGTTGGGATTTGCCGCCGTTTTCACCGGGTGCACATATCCACATTCACCTTCCCGATGGGCTTGTCAGACCCTATTCCCTCTGCGGTGACGCGGCGGACCGGTCGAGTTACTTCATCGCCGTTCAGAAAGAACCCGACGGTCGCGGCGGATCGCGGCAGGTCCATGCCCTTCAACAGGGTGAGCGCATACTGGTCTCCCTGCCCAAGAACCTTCTGCCATTGACCAACGCGCCCCATGTGATCCTGATTGCGGGCGGCATCGGGATCACCCCTTTCATGCCGATGATCCACGAGATGTCCCGGCAAGGCCGCACCTTTGAGCTGCATTATGCCAGCCGCCAAAGCGATGCCGCCTTCCTGCCCGAACTTGAAGCGCTTTGCGCAGGGCGCATGACCCGCTATGACGCCGAGCGGGGGCAACGGCTCAGGCTGGACGATGTGATTTCCGCCATCGACGCCACCGGGCATCTCTACTGTTGCGGTCCGGAACGGATGATCGGAGAGCTTCTGGCCAAGACCGGCCATATGCGCGACCGGGTGCATGTCGAATATTTCGGGGTCTCGGCCGATGTCGGCCAGCAAGCCTATGAAATCCGCCTCGCCCGGTCTTCTCGAACCGTTCCAGTGAAGCAGGGCCAAACAATGCTCGAAGCCTTGCGGGCCGCTGATGTCGACGTTTCCGCGTCTTGCGAGGGCGGGATCTGCCTGGAATGCAAGACCCGCTACCTGGAGGGAACCCCGGTGCATCGTGACATCACCATGCCCAAATCCGAGCGCGACACCCACCTGACCCCCTGTGTTTCAGGCTGCGCGGGTGCGTCGATCACCCTGGACCTGTAGACTTGTGACGAAAGCGACACCCATGACGGACCCCGCCCAACCCATCCTGTTTTTGCTGAGGCCCGACTTTCTGGATCCGGCGACCGGCGATGGCGCTTTCTTTTGCCCGCATTGCCTTCGCCTCGAGGGGTTGCTTTCGATCTATCCGGTGCTGCGCCATTCCCTGCAAATCTGCTATGTCGATTTCCCGAAACCACGCGGTGCGCTGGCACAGCTGGCCGGGGCGGAAAGCCAATCCTGTCCGCAGCTGGTTCTCCCGGCGGGCGATGATGAGCTTTCAGGCCGATGGTCGGTGGCTGGCGCGGCGGATGCCCGGCGCATTGAGAACACGGCGGACATCGAAGACTATCTTATCCTTCGCTACGGGCTTTCAGACCGCCACCCCTGACGGCACCTAAATCCGGCAGCGTCCCGACCCCGGCAAGCGCCCTGCCACTGCCGAAGGTTAGATGCCGTGCAAGCTCTGGTTCATCCATTTGAGACCCGAGAAATTCTGCGAATTTTTCCAGGTATCTGGCCCGCGGATCGCTGTTGCGCCATGGTCTGATCGCGCAGGCAATGTTCTTCCGACAGCAGGACAAGTTCGGCACCGCGCACGTCCGCCCAGGCCACGGGCTGGCCCGGCGTCCTGCCGTGATCGGCGGGACAGGCCAGCGCAAACGGTTCAAAGAACAGCCCGGCCGTTTCCAGATGCTGATGTTTCGGTTCCGTCGCGATCAGGATGGCATCCAGTTCCCGGTCCGCCAGCATCTGCTCAAGAACCGTCGTGGGTTCCTCGGAAAGGCGCAGCCGGATTTGCGGATATCGGGATTTGATTGACCCCAGCACCAGAGGCAGCAGATAGGGGCCAAGCGTGGAGATCACGCCAACACGCAACTCGCCCTCCAGATTGTCACTCAGACCCACAGACATATCCAGAAGTTCCCGTGCCCCGGCGAGGACCACCTCGGCCTTGCGCAGGAACTGCGCACCACTTGGCGTCAACGACACGTGCTTTCCCTGGCGTTCGAAAATGGCAAAGCCAAGACGCGCTTCCAGCTTCAGAACCTGCTGGCTGATCGCCGGCTGCGAAACGCCGCAACCCACTGCGGCGGCGCCAAAGTGACCTTCTTGCGCAATGCTTTGAATATATTCAAGATCCCGGAGTGACAAACCACTCATCGAGGTTTTCCCGGTCATGTATCACCTGTGATTATCAACCGCATAATTTGTATGACTTGGACGATTTCGACCGGTTCTGGTTTGCTGCATTTCGACGCCAAATCAGGAGATCGAAATGACAAGCAAACCTAAACTGACCACCGCATTCGGCGCGCCGGTCCCCGACAACCAGAACACGCTGACGGCGGGCCCGCGCTGCTGCAGGATGTCTGGTTCCTTGAAAAAATGGCGCATTTCGACCGCGAAGTGATCCCCGAACGGCGCATGCACGCCAAGGGCTCGGCCGCCTATGGCGCCTTCACCGTCACCCGGGACATTACCCGTTACACGCGTGCCAAACTGTTTTCTGACA
This Ruegeria pomeroyi DSS-3 DNA region includes the following protein-coding sequences:
- a CDS encoding LysR family transcriptional regulator, with amino-acid sequence MTGKTSMSGLSLRDLEYIQSIAQEGHFGAAAVGCGVSQPAISQQVLKLEARLGFAIFERQGKHVSLTPSGAQFLRKAEVVLAGARELLDMSVGLSDNLEGELRVGVISTLGPYLLPLVLGSIKSRYPQIRLRLSEEPTTVLEQMLADRELDAILIATEPKHQHLETAGLFFEPFALACPADHGRTPGQPVAWADVRGAELVLLSEEHCLRDQTMAQQRSAGQIPGKIRRISRVSNG
- a CDS encoding redoxin domain-containing protein, giving the protein MKAPELQIQQWFNSATDLTLADLRGKVIVIEAFQMLCPGCVMHGIPLAQKVRAAFPEDKVAVLGLHTVFEHHEAMTPISLKAFLHEYRIKFPVGVDQPGDGAMPRTMAAYQMRGTPSLLLIDKAGDLRAHHFGDVSELLLGAEIATLLGEAAPSVQKQAGTPQGDANCDNDGCTV
- a CDS encoding hexameric tyrosine-coordinated heme protein, which produces MSETWLPTLVTATPQEGFDLAVKLSRIAVKKTQPDAQVRDTLRAVYEKDANALIAVSAVVATHFQTIAAANDYWKD
- a CDS encoding MOSC domain-containing protein codes for the protein MSWKGIVIGLHIAPRSFLPMKTVPQLELVANVGITGDRYASEDGYYSDRPEEGRQITLFEAETLEALKRDCGIDLAADEHRRNVTTRHVPLNHLVGQRIRIGDCLLEATRLSTPCRHIEQITGKDIFEPLLHRSGLHARILEGGIIRAGDTICPA
- a CDS encoding MarR family winged helix-turn-helix transcriptional regulator, whose translation is MSKEYHIRELIMRLARLDVSESWAEDLNPAQRAVLEYLSRANKFSRSPSHVAAFLGTTRGTISQTFKALLQKNYVTEKRSQSDKRVISFDLTQKGRALLARPRLLISGLESLDSSEQNALLSTLQSTLNSLLEQNKGQPFGLCKECRHFTSSNGGGYCNLLSEKLAPPETEQICHEQDPL
- a CDS encoding DUF3088 domain-containing protein, with the translated sequence MTDPAQPILFLLRPDFLDPATGDGAFFCPHCLRLEGLLSIYPVLRHSLQICYVDFPKPRGALAQLAGAESQSCPQLVLPAGDDELSGRWSVAGAADARRIENTADIEDYLILRYGLSDRHP
- a CDS encoding PDR/VanB family oxidoreductase; the encoded protein is MVKPIHRVTTVIKETRDIAPGVRLLRLSDPDGWDLPPFSPGAHIHIHLPDGLVRPYSLCGDAADRSSYFIAVQKEPDGRGGSRQVHALQQGERILVSLPKNLLPLTNAPHVILIAGGIGITPFMPMIHEMSRQGRTFELHYASRQSDAAFLPELEALCAGRMTRYDAERGQRLRLDDVISAIDATGHLYCCGPERMIGELLAKTGHMRDRVHVEYFGVSADVGQQAYEIRLARSSRTVPVKQGQTMLEALRAADVDVSASCEGGICLECKTRYLEGTPVHRDITMPKSERDTHLTPCVSGCAGASITLDL